The following proteins come from a genomic window of Synechococcus sp. BIOS-E4-1:
- the rplA gene encoding 50S ribosomal protein L1 has product MPKLSKRLASLVTKVEERAYEPLEAIQLVKDNANAKFDETMEAHVRLGIDPKYTDQQLRTTVALPHGTGQTVRIAVVTSGEKVAAAKAAGAELAGDEDLVNTISKGEMDFDLLIATPDMMPKVAKLGRVLGPRGLMPNPKAGTVTTDLAAAIKEFKAGKLEFRADRTGIVHVRFGKASFDAANLLDNLKMLQETIDRNKPSGAKGRYWKSLYVTSTMGPSVEVDISALQDINKEG; this is encoded by the coding sequence ATGCCAAAACTTTCCAAACGCCTGGCCAGCCTCGTCACCAAGGTTGAAGAGCGCGCTTACGAGCCGCTTGAAGCCATCCAGCTGGTCAAGGACAACGCCAACGCCAAGTTCGACGAGACCATGGAGGCGCATGTGCGTCTCGGGATCGATCCCAAGTACACCGATCAGCAGCTCCGCACCACCGTGGCACTGCCTCACGGCACCGGTCAGACCGTGCGCATTGCTGTGGTGACCAGTGGTGAGAAGGTTGCAGCAGCCAAAGCAGCTGGCGCTGAACTCGCTGGCGACGAGGATCTGGTCAACACCATCAGCAAGGGGGAGATGGATTTCGACCTGCTGATCGCCACGCCGGACATGATGCCCAAGGTGGCCAAGCTGGGCCGCGTCCTCGGCCCCCGGGGCCTGATGCCCAACCCCAAAGCCGGCACCGTTACCACTGATCTGGCCGCCGCCATCAAGGAGTTCAAGGCTGGCAAGCTCGAGTTCCGAGCTGACCGCACCGGCATTGTGCATGTGCGTTTCGGCAAGGCCAGCTTTGACGCTGCCAACCTGCTCGATAACTTAAAGATGCTTCAGGAGACGATTGACCGCAACAAGCCCAGCGGTGCAAAGGGTCGTTACTGGAAGAGCCTGTATGTGACCTCCACCATGGGCCCTTCAGTGGAAGTGGATATCTCAGCTCTTCAGGACATCAACAAAGAGGGCTGA
- the rplK gene encoding 50S ribosomal protein L11 has translation MAKKVVAVIKLALQAGKANPAPPVGPALGQHGVNIMAFCKEYNARTQDKAGFVIPVEISVFEDRSFTFITKTPPASVLITKAAGIPKGSGESAKGSVGSIKRSQLEEIAKTKLPDLNCTSVESAMRIIEGTARNMGVAISD, from the coding sequence ATGGCCAAGAAAGTCGTAGCTGTGATCAAGCTGGCCCTTCAGGCCGGCAAAGCCAACCCTGCACCGCCCGTGGGTCCTGCCCTCGGTCAGCATGGGGTCAATATCATGGCGTTCTGCAAGGAGTACAACGCTCGCACCCAAGACAAAGCCGGGTTCGTGATTCCGGTGGAGATCTCGGTCTTCGAAGACCGCAGTTTCACCTTCATCACCAAGACGCCTCCAGCGTCCGTGTTGATCACCAAGGCTGCTGGAATCCCTAAAGGTTCCGGAGAGTCCGCCAAGGGAAGCGTTGGCTCCATCAAGCGATCCCAGCTTGAGGAGATCGCCAAGACCAAGCTGCCCGACCTCAACTGCACCAGCGTTGAGTCGGCCATGCGCATCATCGAAGGCACTGCCCGCAACATGGGCGTTGCTATCAGCGACTGA
- the nusG gene encoding transcription termination/antitermination protein NusG: MSDLDPSQSDSNEVLDLPAPNDGEEGTLESPPIRTGVARWYAVQVASSCEKKVKATLEQRAVTLGVSNRILEIEIPETPAVKIKKDGSRQSTEEKVFPGYVLVRMVLDEDTMMAVRSTPNVINFVGAEDRRATGKARGHIKPRPLSRQEVDRIFKRAAEKKAVVKVDLTEGDQILVTAGPFKDFQGEVIEVSGERSKLKALLSIFGRETPVELEFSQVSKQN; this comes from the coding sequence GTGTCTGATCTCGATCCAAGCCAGTCGGACTCCAATGAGGTGCTTGATCTTCCGGCGCCGAATGACGGAGAAGAGGGCACCCTCGAAAGTCCTCCAATCCGCACGGGTGTTGCCCGCTGGTATGCGGTGCAGGTGGCATCAAGTTGCGAGAAAAAGGTGAAGGCCACGCTGGAGCAGCGGGCTGTGACTCTCGGTGTGAGCAATCGCATTCTTGAGATCGAAATTCCTGAAACGCCTGCGGTGAAAATCAAGAAGGATGGCAGTCGCCAGTCCACCGAGGAGAAGGTGTTTCCCGGTTATGTACTTGTGCGCATGGTGCTGGATGAAGACACGATGATGGCCGTGCGCAGCACTCCCAACGTCATCAACTTTGTCGGTGCGGAAGACCGCCGAGCCACCGGTAAAGCACGGGGTCACATCAAGCCACGTCCTCTGAGCCGCCAGGAAGTGGACCGCATCTTCAAGAGGGCTGCCGAGAAGAAAGCCGTTGTGAAGGTCGATCTCACCGAGGGTGATCAGATTTTGGTCACTGCTGGTCCTTTCAAGGATTTCCAGGGTGAGGTCATCGAGGTGTCGGGTGAGCGCAGCAAGCTCAAGGCTCTCCTCTCCATTTTTGGCCGTGAGACACCGGTCGAACTCGAGTTTTCTCAGGTGAGCAAGCAGAACTGA
- the secE gene encoding preprotein translocase subunit SecE: MTSPTSEDTTAATTPPSSGPEQPEKKGGFLQATFEELKLVVWPSRQQLFSESIAVILMVSLSAAAIAALSRFYGWAASQVFR; encoded by the coding sequence GTGACCAGCCCCACTTCCGAGGACACCACCGCCGCGACGACGCCCCCCTCATCAGGCCCTGAACAGCCTGAAAAAAAGGGTGGTTTTCTGCAGGCCACCTTCGAGGAGTTGAAGCTTGTGGTCTGGCCCAGCCGACAACAGCTGTTCAGCGAATCCATCGCGGTGATCCTGATGGTGAGCCTCTCGGCTGCGGCCATTGCCGCTCTGAGTCGGTTCTACGGCTGGGCTGCGTCCCAGGTGTTCCGTTGA
- a CDS encoding ATP-dependent Clp protease ATP-binding subunit, whose amino-acid sequence MTSDFGVTPQPPASLTVEPDRFSDDAWELLLSAQDGARRWRHGDLDVEHLLQALFSDPRFEADVGALPLPQDQLLDQLEGFLEEQPMARGDELFVGEDLETLLEAADRVRGLWGSRLIEVSHLLIAIGRDPRIGADLLSRFGLPADRLEAELRRPTASAASAPPSPPAPVIRSAAPTPAVPIVQPITEPVQSGLGSSGPVADPVPDPAKEPEPRALDRYARDLTAAAAQGLLDPVVGRDGEIRSLIKVLSRRGKNNPVLIGAPGVGKTAIAELLAQRIVAGEVPESLQGLRLVALDVGALIAGAKFRGQFEERLREVLQEVSDPEAGVVLFIDELHTVVNSDRSSADAGSLLKPALARGDLRCIAATTPEDYRRTVEKDPALNRRFQQVQISEPSIDHSVEILRGVKERYELHHGVTITDAAVTAAARLADRYISDRCLPDKAIDLIDEAAAQLKMDVTSKPQVVEDAEMDLRRVELAVLAAEQAPESERVQLQRQRLEASSQLTQLRERWQAEREQLQELRQLLQEDEDLRHAIAEAERQGDLEEAARLQYDQLHRLQQRRSDLEEALNKAQRDGTALLREQVEAEDIADVVARWTGIPIQRLLAGERQKLLELDQRLADRVIGQSDAVAAVAAAIRRARAGMKDPRRPVGSFLFLGPTGVGKTELAKALAGQLFDEEESMVRLDMSEFMERNAVARLLGAPPGYVGYEEGGQLTEAVRRRPYALLLLDEVEKAHPDVFNVLLQVLDDGRLSDSQGRTVDFRHTVVVMTSNLASRAILESARQDMEAGTTIDQSALDAAVDEALGHHFRPEFLNRIDEVIRFQPLGLDDLSKIVRLQLADLAALLREQGLELRVEEGVIEAIVSLGYEPEYGARPLRRVLRRRLENPLATELLEDRFSGAQAVRVRAGSTPNDPFLFEQE is encoded by the coding sequence ATGACATCCGATTTCGGCGTCACACCTCAACCTCCAGCCAGTCTCACGGTGGAGCCAGACCGTTTCAGCGACGACGCCTGGGAGCTGTTGCTCTCAGCTCAGGATGGAGCCCGTCGCTGGCGACACGGCGATCTGGATGTGGAGCATCTGCTCCAGGCTCTGTTCAGTGATCCACGCTTCGAGGCCGACGTGGGCGCATTGCCGCTGCCTCAGGACCAGTTGCTTGATCAGCTCGAGGGCTTTCTGGAGGAGCAGCCCATGGCCCGGGGTGATGAGCTGTTTGTCGGTGAAGATCTGGAGACCTTGCTCGAGGCGGCCGACAGGGTGCGTGGTCTCTGGGGATCCAGGTTGATCGAGGTGTCGCATCTGCTGATCGCCATCGGCCGGGACCCGCGCATCGGCGCTGATCTGTTGTCCCGTTTTGGGTTGCCTGCCGATCGCCTCGAGGCAGAGCTGCGGCGACCGACCGCATCCGCTGCCTCTGCTCCGCCCAGTCCTCCTGCACCCGTCATTCGTTCAGCAGCGCCCACCCCTGCTGTTCCAATCGTTCAGCCCATAACCGAGCCTGTTCAGTCCGGGCTTGGGTCGTCGGGACCTGTCGCTGATCCGGTGCCTGATCCTGCCAAGGAGCCTGAGCCCAGGGCCCTGGATCGTTATGCCCGCGACCTCACTGCCGCCGCGGCGCAGGGGCTCCTGGATCCGGTGGTCGGCCGTGATGGCGAGATCCGCAGCTTGATCAAGGTGCTCTCGCGGCGGGGCAAAAACAATCCGGTTCTGATCGGAGCGCCCGGTGTGGGTAAGACGGCCATCGCCGAGCTGCTGGCCCAGCGCATCGTTGCCGGTGAAGTCCCGGAATCGCTTCAGGGATTGCGACTTGTGGCCCTGGATGTGGGTGCCCTGATCGCAGGCGCCAAGTTTCGGGGGCAGTTTGAGGAACGCCTGCGAGAGGTGTTGCAGGAGGTGAGTGATCCAGAGGCAGGAGTTGTGCTGTTCATCGATGAGCTGCATACCGTGGTCAACAGCGACCGCTCCAGCGCCGACGCAGGCAGTCTGCTTAAGCCGGCTCTGGCCAGGGGAGATCTGCGTTGCATTGCTGCAACCACGCCAGAGGACTACCGCCGCACGGTTGAGAAGGATCCAGCTCTGAACCGTCGCTTCCAGCAGGTGCAGATCTCTGAGCCATCGATCGACCACAGCGTTGAGATCCTGCGGGGAGTGAAGGAGCGCTATGAGCTTCATCACGGCGTGACGATCACCGACGCTGCCGTGACGGCTGCAGCACGCCTTGCCGACCGCTACATCAGTGATCGATGCCTGCCGGACAAGGCCATCGATCTGATCGATGAAGCGGCGGCACAACTCAAGATGGATGTCACGTCAAAGCCCCAGGTGGTGGAGGACGCTGAAATGGATCTCCGTCGAGTGGAACTGGCGGTGCTCGCGGCAGAGCAGGCTCCTGAGTCGGAGCGCGTTCAGCTTCAGCGTCAGCGACTGGAGGCCTCGTCCCAGCTCACTCAACTGCGTGAGCGCTGGCAGGCAGAGCGGGAACAGCTGCAGGAACTGCGCCAGCTGTTGCAGGAAGATGAGGATCTCCGCCATGCCATTGCTGAAGCAGAGCGACAGGGCGATCTTGAGGAGGCTGCGCGGCTTCAGTACGACCAGCTGCATCGTCTTCAGCAGCGCCGCAGTGACCTGGAGGAGGCTCTCAACAAGGCGCAGCGAGACGGAACGGCACTGCTACGAGAGCAGGTGGAGGCCGAGGACATTGCCGATGTGGTGGCGCGATGGACAGGTATTCCCATCCAGCGCCTGTTGGCGGGTGAACGTCAGAAGCTGCTGGAGCTTGATCAGCGCCTCGCGGATCGGGTGATCGGTCAGTCCGATGCCGTGGCAGCCGTGGCCGCGGCGATCCGCAGGGCCCGAGCCGGCATGAAGGATCCGCGACGCCCCGTGGGGTCATTTCTGTTTCTGGGGCCGACAGGTGTGGGCAAAACAGAACTGGCCAAGGCTCTGGCAGGACAGCTGTTCGATGAGGAGGAGTCGATGGTGCGCCTCGACATGAGTGAGTTCATGGAGCGCAATGCGGTGGCGCGCTTGCTCGGTGCCCCGCCCGGCTATGTCGGTTATGAGGAGGGAGGGCAGCTGACCGAAGCGGTACGTCGTCGTCCGTATGCGTTGCTGCTCCTGGATGAGGTGGAGAAGGCTCACCCGGATGTGTTCAATGTGCTCCTGCAGGTGCTGGATGACGGACGCCTCAGCGATTCACAGGGGCGCACGGTTGATTTCCGTCACACGGTGGTCGTGATGACCAGCAATCTGGCCAGCCGCGCCATTCTCGAATCAGCCCGCCAGGACATGGAAGCGGGAACAACGATTGATCAATCCGCCCTGGATGCTGCTGTGGATGAGGCTTTGGGACATCATTTTCGACCTGAATTCCTGAACCGCATCGATGAAGTGATCCGGTTTCAGCCTCTCGGACTCGATGATCTCAGCAAGATTGTGCGCCTGCAGCTGGCTGATCTGGCCGCGTTGCTGAGAGAACAGGGGCTGGAGCTGCGCGTTGAGGAAGGTGTGATTGAAGCGATCGTGAGCCTGGGTTATGAGCCGGAATATGGAGCCAGGCCGTTGAGAAGGGTGCTGCGTCGTCGACTGGAGAATCCCCTGGCGACTGAACTGCTGGAGGACCGTTTCAGCGGGGCTCAGGCGGTTCGTGTGCGGGCTGGATCGACACCAAACGATCCCTTCCTGTTTGAACAGGAATAA
- the gloA gene encoding lactoylglutathione lyase, with protein sequence MRMLHTMLRVGDLEKSLAFYTDVLGMQLLRRKDYASGRFTLAFLGYGDEKDHTVLELTHNWDTEHYDLGDGYGHIALGVQDIQATCSGIAERGGRLVRAPGPMKHGSTVIAFLEDPDGYKVELIELPSRSTTA encoded by the coding sequence ATGCGCATGTTGCACACCATGCTTCGGGTTGGTGATCTCGAGAAATCACTCGCATTTTATACCGATGTCCTCGGCATGCAGCTGCTGCGTCGCAAGGACTATGCCTCCGGTCGTTTCACCCTGGCCTTCCTCGGCTATGGCGACGAAAAGGATCACACCGTGCTGGAGCTCACTCACAACTGGGACACAGAGCATTACGACCTGGGTGATGGATACGGCCACATCGCCCTCGGGGTGCAGGACATCCAAGCCACCTGTTCGGGGATCGCTGAGCGAGGCGGAAGACTCGTGCGTGCACCGGGTCCGATGAAACACGGCAGCACGGTGATCGCTTTTCTGGAAGATCCCGATGGCTACAAGGTGGAGCTGATTGAGCTGCCCTCTCGATCGACGACCGCCTAG
- the eno gene encoding phosphopyruvate hydratase, translating to MFDSLDLVIDTIVAREVLDSRGNPTVEAEVLLEGGASGRAIVPSGASTGAHEAHELRDGGDRYMGKGVSQAVNHIEERIAPALCGLSALDQAAVDAAMLELDGSDNKSSLGANAILAVSMANARAAANGLGIPLYRYLGGPMATLLPVPLMNVINGGAHAANSLDFQEFMLVPHGAPSFREALRMGTEVFHTLKGLLKDKGMSTSVGDEGGFAPDLGNVEAGEILVEAITKAGYQAGEQISLALDVASTEFFDNGRYAFDGGSYDSAEMVGQLEQLVERFPIVSIEDGLAEDDWEGWKLLTERLGSKVQLVGDDLFVTNTKRLQQGIDSGTANSILIKVNQIGSLTETLQAIDLAGRSGYTSVISHRSGETEDTTIADLSVATRAGQIKTGSLSRSERVAKYNQLLRIEDELGSQAVYAGAVGQGPRGKA from the coding sequence GTGTTCGATTCCCTCGACCTCGTCATCGACACCATCGTGGCCCGTGAGGTGCTCGACTCCCGCGGAAATCCAACGGTGGAGGCTGAGGTCTTGCTAGAGGGTGGTGCCAGTGGTCGAGCCATCGTGCCCAGTGGTGCCAGCACCGGTGCCCACGAAGCCCACGAGCTGCGCGACGGCGGCGATCGCTACATGGGCAAAGGCGTCAGCCAGGCCGTGAATCACATCGAGGAACGCATTGCCCCCGCTCTCTGTGGACTCTCCGCACTGGATCAGGCAGCAGTCGATGCAGCGATGCTGGAACTTGACGGCAGTGACAACAAATCCAGCCTCGGCGCCAACGCCATCCTGGCGGTGAGCATGGCCAATGCGCGTGCAGCCGCCAATGGTCTGGGCATTCCCCTCTACCGCTACCTGGGCGGGCCGATGGCCACCCTGTTGCCCGTACCGCTGATGAACGTGATCAACGGTGGAGCACACGCCGCCAACAGCCTGGATTTCCAGGAATTCATGCTGGTTCCCCATGGCGCCCCAAGCTTCCGTGAGGCGCTGCGCATGGGCACCGAAGTGTTCCACACCCTGAAGGGACTGCTCAAGGACAAAGGCATGAGCACCTCCGTTGGGGATGAAGGAGGCTTCGCGCCTGATCTTGGCAACGTGGAGGCCGGCGAGATTCTGGTGGAAGCGATCACCAAGGCGGGATACCAGGCCGGTGAGCAGATTTCACTGGCACTGGATGTTGCCAGCACAGAGTTCTTCGACAATGGTCGCTACGCCTTTGATGGAGGCAGCTACGACAGCGCTGAGATGGTCGGCCAACTCGAACAGTTGGTGGAGAGGTTCCCGATTGTCTCGATCGAGGACGGTCTTGCCGAAGACGACTGGGAGGGATGGAAACTGCTGACCGAACGTCTCGGCAGCAAGGTGCAACTGGTGGGTGACGACCTGTTCGTGACCAACACCAAACGCCTGCAACAGGGAATCGACAGCGGCACGGCCAACTCGATCCTGATCAAGGTGAATCAGATCGGCTCTCTCACCGAAACGCTTCAGGCCATCGATCTCGCTGGCCGTTCTGGGTATACCAGCGTGATCAGTCACCGAAGTGGTGAAACGGAGGACACCACCATCGCCGATCTGTCCGTCGCAACCCGGGCCGGTCAGATCAAAACCGGCTCTCTGAGCCGAAGTGAGCGCGTTGCCAAGTACAACCAGCTGCTGCGCATCGAGGACGAACTGGGCAGCCAGGCTGTTTACGCCGGTGCCGTCGGCCAGGGCCCCCGCGGCAAAGCCTGA
- a CDS encoding AarF/ABC1/UbiB kinase family protein encodes MSRWRARPLSWRRGLRALRIWRTVLALLFLLWWDSCGWTYPGGVSPERRQTRQQQRARWLTRELLQLGSAFIKLGQLLSARPDVLPAGWVAELADLQDKVPAFPFDQAQALLEAELGARCAEIIDLDENPLAAASLAQVHRASLRSGRQVVLKIQRPGLESLFRLDLEVMQQVASVLQRHPQWGRGRDWVAIAQECRRVLLRELDFRLEAQHAARFRQQFLDDPRIRVPGVIWELSTRQVLCLDYLPGIKINNRPELLAAGIDPGEVAEIGAASYLQQLVRFGFFHADPHPGNLAVASDGALIYYDFGMMGQLSERLRRRLGSMVRAAASRDASALVEEMQVAGVIAADVDLGPVRRLVRLMLRDALTPPFSASVIDKLSGDLYELVYGQPFRLPVELIFVMRALSTFEGVGRSLDPGFSLVGIAKPYLLPLMTSSGSGSNDLFNELGRQVGALSSRAVGIPRRLDESLERLEQGDLQLQIRMGESDRQFRRMVTAQHSVGQSVLLGGLALAAAVLGASVRPLWALLPLGAAVPVGMGWLKLQVKLRKDARMESLSSSKG; translated from the coding sequence TTGAGCCGTTGGCGTGCGCGACCTCTATCTTGGCGCAGGGGTCTCAGGGCACTGCGCATCTGGCGCACTGTTCTGGCTCTGTTGTTTCTGCTCTGGTGGGATAGCTGTGGCTGGACGTATCCGGGCGGGGTTTCGCCCGAGCGTCGCCAAACCCGTCAGCAGCAGCGTGCCCGCTGGCTAACCAGGGAATTGCTCCAGCTCGGGTCGGCGTTCATCAAGCTCGGTCAGCTGCTGTCGGCGCGTCCCGATGTGCTGCCTGCGGGCTGGGTCGCTGAACTGGCCGATCTGCAGGACAAAGTTCCGGCTTTCCCATTTGATCAGGCCCAGGCCCTGTTGGAAGCAGAGCTGGGTGCTCGCTGTGCGGAGATCATTGATCTCGATGAGAACCCGCTTGCGGCTGCATCGTTGGCCCAGGTGCATCGAGCCAGCTTGCGCAGTGGTCGTCAGGTGGTTCTCAAGATTCAACGCCCCGGCCTGGAGTCGCTGTTCCGGCTTGACCTGGAGGTGATGCAGCAGGTGGCCTCTGTGCTGCAGCGTCATCCTCAATGGGGCCGCGGTCGTGACTGGGTGGCCATTGCTCAGGAATGCCGGCGAGTGTTGTTGCGTGAGCTGGATTTTCGGCTGGAAGCGCAGCACGCGGCCCGTTTTCGTCAACAGTTTCTTGATGATCCCCGCATCCGTGTACCTGGTGTGATCTGGGAACTGAGTACTCGTCAGGTGCTCTGCCTTGATTACTTGCCGGGCATCAAGATCAACAACCGTCCTGAATTGCTTGCGGCCGGGATTGATCCGGGTGAGGTCGCTGAGATTGGTGCCGCCAGCTACTTGCAGCAGCTGGTGCGTTTCGGCTTTTTCCACGCTGATCCCCATCCCGGAAATCTGGCGGTTGCCAGTGATGGAGCCCTGATTTACTACGACTTCGGAATGATGGGGCAGCTTTCTGAGCGGTTGAGACGACGCCTGGGTTCCATGGTTCGGGCAGCTGCGTCCCGCGATGCATCGGCTCTGGTGGAGGAGATGCAGGTGGCTGGTGTCATCGCTGCAGATGTGGATCTCGGGCCTGTGCGACGTCTGGTTCGCCTGATGCTGCGGGATGCACTCACCCCTCCCTTCAGTGCTTCGGTGATCGACAAATTGTCGGGAGATCTCTATGAGTTGGTTTACGGCCAACCGTTTCGGCTGCCGGTCGAGCTGATCTTCGTGATGCGGGCTTTGTCGACCTTTGAGGGCGTGGGCCGCAGCCTCGATCCCGGCTTTAGCCTGGTGGGGATTGCCAAGCCTTATCTGCTGCCGCTCATGACTTCCAGTGGATCCGGTTCCAATGATCTGTTCAATGAACTTGGCCGTCAGGTGGGTGCCCTGAGTTCCCGGGCCGTGGGGATTCCCCGGCGATTGGATGAAAGTCTTGAGCGCCTGGAACAGGGGGATCTGCAGTTGCAGATCCGCATGGGTGAATCGGATCGTCAGTTCCGCCGCATGGTCACCGCTCAGCATTCCGTCGGTCAGTCGGTGCTTCTGGGAGGCCTGGCTTTGGCAGCGGCTGTCTTGGGTGCCAGCGTACGTCCACTCTGGGCCCTGCTGCCTCTCGGTGCAGCTGTGCCGGTCGGGATGGGTTGGCTCAAACTCCAGGTGAAGTTGCGCAAGGATGCCCGCATGGAATCCCTGTCTTCATCAAAAGGCTAA
- the argJ gene encoding bifunctional glutamate N-acetyltransferase/amino-acid acetyltransferase ArgJ, translating to MAQSSSWTPTKGGVTAPCGFQAAGITAGLKESGKPDLALLLAPQGSVCAGTFTTSVVRAACVDLCAERLQTRGGQCRAVLINSGQANACTGDRGLIDSQRATQVLADRLGLSCDQVLICSTGVIGVPIPMQVLLAGLDPLVEALAVDGGSAAASAILTTDLVDKQIAVEAQIAGRTVRIGGMAKGSGMIHPDMATMLGFLTCDAGVPAEVWQAMVRRAVQRSFNAITVDGDTSTNDTFLAFAAGKPLPADQFELVEEGVTLVAQHLARSIARDGEGATCLIEVQVEGAASETDAFQMARTVCGSSLVKTAVHGRDPNWGRIVAAAGRSGATFDAQAVSLWIGEHQLMENGQPLGFDRSAASTYLRERASGRSLHDDAVVIRLLIGSGPGQGRAWGCDLSDQYVRINADYTT from the coding sequence ATGGCGCAATCTTCCAGCTGGACCCCGACAAAAGGCGGGGTTACTGCTCCCTGTGGCTTTCAGGCCGCAGGTATTACGGCTGGTCTCAAGGAATCCGGAAAGCCGGATCTGGCTCTGCTTCTGGCTCCGCAGGGTTCCGTCTGTGCCGGCACCTTCACAACCTCTGTGGTGCGTGCGGCCTGCGTGGATCTCTGTGCTGAGCGCCTGCAAACCAGGGGCGGTCAGTGCAGAGCTGTCTTGATCAATTCCGGACAGGCCAATGCCTGCACGGGTGATCGGGGCCTGATCGACAGCCAGCGCGCCACTCAGGTGCTGGCTGACCGACTGGGGTTGTCGTGTGATCAGGTTCTGATCTGCTCCACCGGTGTGATCGGCGTGCCAATCCCGATGCAGGTGTTGCTGGCGGGTCTGGATCCGCTCGTGGAGGCCTTGGCCGTTGATGGCGGTTCGGCAGCTGCAAGCGCCATCCTCACCACGGATCTGGTGGACAAGCAGATCGCTGTTGAGGCGCAGATTGCAGGCCGCACCGTGCGCATCGGCGGGATGGCCAAGGGTTCGGGAATGATTCACCCGGATATGGCCACCATGCTCGGCTTTCTCACCTGTGATGCCGGAGTGCCAGCAGAGGTTTGGCAGGCCATGGTTCGTCGCGCTGTTCAGCGCTCTTTCAATGCCATCACCGTGGACGGCGACACCAGCACCAACGACACGTTTCTGGCCTTTGCCGCAGGGAAACCTCTCCCAGCGGATCAGTTTGAACTGGTTGAGGAGGGGGTGACCCTGGTCGCTCAACACCTGGCGCGTTCCATTGCTCGTGATGGTGAAGGTGCGACTTGCCTGATTGAGGTGCAGGTGGAAGGAGCTGCATCAGAAACAGACGCCTTCCAGATGGCCCGCACCGTGTGTGGCTCGTCGCTGGTGAAAACGGCAGTGCACGGCCGTGATCCCAACTGGGGCAGGATTGTGGCGGCGGCTGGGCGCTCGGGAGCGACCTTTGATGCGCAGGCGGTTTCGCTCTGGATCGGAGAGCATCAATTGATGGAGAACGGTCAGCCGCTCGGCTTTGATCGGTCGGCAGCGTCGACTTACCTGCGCGAGCGGGCTTCCGGCCGTTCCCTACACGATGACGCTGTGGTGATCCGTTTGCTGATCGGTTCAGGCCCGGGCCAAGGTCGTGCCTGGGGGTGTGATCTTTCTGATCAATACGTGCGCATCAACGCCGACTACACGACTTGA
- the coaE gene encoding dephospho-CoA kinase (Dephospho-CoA kinase (CoaE) performs the final step in coenzyme A biosynthesis.) — MSATSRWQGAQHRIGLTGGIASGKSTVACYLKELGIVVLDADTYSHEALQPETLASQMVLKRYGPQVEAEPECDIEPSAGQRTINRRELGRIVFNNLEERRWLEQLIHPIVRARFELELGKHPETAPIVLMIPLLFEADLTELVSEVWLVHCLPTQQLERLKQRDGLSAAEAKARIAAQWPLSQKCAKADLVLDNRSASICWERQIKARLALIKPGRR, encoded by the coding sequence TTGAGTGCAACATCCCGCTGGCAAGGAGCGCAGCACCGCATCGGTCTGACCGGTGGGATTGCCAGCGGCAAAAGCACTGTCGCCTGCTACCTGAAAGAGCTTGGGATTGTGGTTCTCGATGCAGACACCTATTCCCACGAGGCGCTCCAACCGGAAACTCTGGCCTCGCAAATGGTGCTGAAACGATATGGCCCGCAGGTGGAAGCTGAACCGGAATGCGACATCGAGCCGAGCGCAGGTCAACGCACAATCAATCGCCGTGAACTGGGCAGGATCGTCTTCAACAACCTGGAAGAAAGGCGATGGCTCGAGCAGCTGATCCATCCCATTGTCCGCGCGCGCTTCGAGCTTGAACTGGGGAAGCATCCAGAGACCGCACCCATCGTGTTGATGATTCCACTTTTGTTTGAAGCTGATCTCACCGAGCTCGTCTCCGAGGTCTGGTTGGTTCACTGCCTGCCGACACAGCAGCTTGAGCGGCTGAAGCAGCGAGACGGTCTGAGTGCGGCCGAAGCGAAAGCAAGAATTGCAGCCCAATGGCCGTTGAGCCAGAAATGCGCAAAGGCCGATCTGGTGCTCGATAACCGCTCAGCATCGATCTGCTGGGAAAGACAGATCAAGGCAAGGCTCGCACTGATCAAACCCGGACGGCGCTGA